The genomic window TTCAATCGGACTTGCTCCGTATTTCAAATACATAAGATAGCCAATTCCTGCAATCATTGCTCCATTATCTGTGCAAAGATCGATTGGGGGATAGTATGTTTCTACTTCAAGATTTTTTATCTTTTCTCTTAAATAAAGATTGCTTGCAACTCCCCCAGATATTATTAATTTTTTTATATTGGTATCCTTTATTGCTCTTTTAATTGGAATAATTAAATTTTCAAAAGCCACTCTTTGGAAGCTTGCAGCAATATTATTGTTTGTTATGTTTTCATTTTTATCTTTAAACTTTTCAAGTTGATGTATGCATGCTGTTTTGAGTCCTGAATACGAAAAATCATATCTATTTTCTTTTTTGTCAAAAATTGTAATTGGAAAATTAAATGCATATTGATTACCGCATTTAGCTAGTTTTTCTATGTTGGGTCCGCCTGGGAATCCCATTTTATAGTGTTTTGCTACCTTGTCGAATGCTTCTCCACAAGCATCGTCAAGCGTTCGTCCAAGTATTTCAATGTCATCGAAGTCATTTTGTTTTGCAAGTATTGTGTGTCCTCCACTGAGTATTAGAGATAAAAATGGATATTCTATTTTTATAGTCATTAAAGGGGCATAAAGATGACCTAGAATATGATCAATACAAATTAGGGGTTTTTTAAGGGCAATTGATAAACCTTTAGCAAAATTTATCCCAACGATTAAGGAACCAATAAGCCCAGGTTTAGATGTTACTGCTATTAAATCAATTTCTGATGCATGTATTTGAGCATTTGTGATTGCCTTTTGACAGACAGACATGATAAATTCTGTGTGTAGTCTTGAGGCAATCTCTGGCACTACACCATAATATTTTTTGTGTTCTTTTTGACTAAGCTTAATGTTGCTTAAAATCTTAACACCATCTTCTACTATGGCTGCACAACAGTCATCGCATGAACTCTCTATTCCAAGCACTATCATTAA from Borrelia hermsii DAH includes these protein-coding regions:
- the tsaD gene encoding tRNA (adenosine(37)-N6)-threonylcarbamoyltransferase complex transferase subunit TsaD yields the protein MIVLGIESSCDDCCAAIVEDGVKILSNIKLSQKEHKKYYGVVPEIASRLHTEFIMSVCQKAITNAQIHASEIDLIAVTSKPGLIGSLIVGINFAKGLSIALKKPLICIDHILGHLYAPLMTIKIEYPFLSLILSGGHTILAKQNDFDDIEILGRTLDDACGEAFDKVAKHYKMGFPGGPNIEKLAKCGNQYAFNFPITIFDKKENRYDFSYSGLKTACIHQLEKFKDKNENITNNNIAASFQRVAFENLIIPIKRAIKDTNIKKLIISGGVASNLYLREKIKNLEVETYYPPIDLCTDNGAMIAGIGYLMYLKYGASPIETDANSRIENYKYTKGAKL